The window ATGACATTCTGGACGTGGAGAAGATCGAGTCTGGCAAAATGCACTTTGAGATGAAGCCCCTGGCGCTGGTGCCCCTGGTGGAACAGGCGATCGTGGCGAACCAGGCTTATGGAGAACAGTTCAAGGTCCAGTTTGTCCTGGAACATGATCTGACCGAGGTCAAAATCAATGGAGACAGTAACCGGTTGATGCAGGTGATGGCTAACCTGCTGTCTAATGCGGCTAAGTTCTCCCCACCCGGTAGTACGGTGGAGGTGACGGTGCGGCGGAAAAATCTGGAAACGGTGCGGGTAACGGTGCGAGATCATGGCCCTGGTATTCCAGAAGAGTTTCGTTATCGGATTTTCCAGAAGTTTGCTCAGGCTGACACCTCAACGACAAGGCAGAAGGGAGGGACAGGGCTGGGGCTGAGTATTAGTAAGGCGATCGTGGAACGTCTGGGCGGTACGATCGGGTTTGAAACGGAGATGGGGGTAGGAACAGCCTTCTATTTTGAGTTGCCGATGGTGACCCAGGCTCCAGCGATGAAACTCTCAGCACCGGGGAACCAGCCACCGATTCTGATCTGTGAGGATAATCAGGATGTAGCGACTCTGCTCAGCTTGATTCTGCAGCATTCCGGGTATCAGACTGACATTGCCTATGATGCAGCTACAGCCAAGCGATTGCTGGCTGAAAAGCAATATGTTGCAGCCACAGTGGATTTGATTTTGCCTGACCAGGATGGGCTTTCCCTGATTCGAGAATTGCGGAAGCAGGAGAGTACCCGCTTCCTGCCGATCGTGGTTGTCTCAGCGATCGCAGATCAGGAGCGAGAGGAATTGTCGGGCAGCACCTATGCAGTTATAGACTGTCTGGATAAACCGATCGATCAGGAGCGCTTACTGGCTGCTGTGCAACAGGCCCTCTGCCAGAAAACAGGAACCCGAGCTAAAATCCTTCATGTCGAGGATGATCCCGATATTCTTCAGGTTGTGTCTAGAATGCTCCAAGCCGTTGCAGATACCATTCCAGCACTCTGCCTGCGAGAAGCGATTCAGCATCTCTCCAGAGAAACTTTTGATCTGGTGATTTTGGATTTAAATCTGCCCGATGGATTTGGCTTAGAAGTACTCCCCTACTTGAGTAGTCATACAGGTGTAGCCATTCCAGTGGTTGTGTTTTCAGCCCAGGAGATGGAATTGGAGGCCGCCCGTAAAGTTACCGCATCATTGGTCAAATCCCGTACCTCAAACCAGGAATTGCTGGATACAATCAAGGCTTTGATTCACCGGTCTATCCCTGAAGCTGCGATCGAGTCTGAATTCAGTTTGTAGTGCAACCTCAGAACCTTTTTTCCCTATGCCAATACCAACTTTATCCCGCATTCTTTACGTTGAAGACGAGCCCGATATCCAGGCCGTTGCCCGCCTGGCTCTGGCGGCTGTTGGTGGCTTTACCGTTGAAGTCTGTAGTTCGGGAAAAGAAGCTCTGGATGTTGCTCCTGTCTTTGCGCCCGATCTGATCTTGCTGGATGTCATGATGCCGGATCTGGATGGTCCCAGCACCTTCAAGGCGTTGCGTGAAGTTCCTCAACTGGTCAACACGCCGGTAATTTTTATGACTGCCAAGGTGCAAACCCATGAAGTGAGTCAGTATAAGGATCTAGGAGCCCTTGATGTTATTTCTAAGCCCTTTGATCCGATGACCCTCTCTGCCACTATCAATAGCATCTGGGCGGATTATTATGGCTAACGTTCCTGACAACATTCAGGAGCAGTTGATTCTTCTGCGCCAGGCTTACACCAGTCAGTTGCTGGGCAAAGTTGGGCAAATTGAGCAGATCTGGGCTCAGCGGCATGACCAATGGGACGATCGCATCCTGGCCACGTTTCACCGCATGACCCATAGTCTGGCCGGTTCTGGGGCCACGTTTGGGTTTTCGGTTTTGAGCGATCGAGCTTACACACTGGAGCGGTTTCTCCGTTCTATGAGAGATAACGGGCATACCCTGACGACGGAAGAAGAGGACCAGATCAGTACCCTGCTGGTGTTGCTGCAGCAGGCGACCACTCAGCCTGACCTGGAGATGGCCATGAGCCAGCTCGATCACCACATTCTGGCTAGTGCCAGTTCACAGCCCCAGAAGGAAAACCGTCTGATTTATCTGGTCAAGGATGATTTACACCTGGCTAAAGACCTGATCCAGCAAATCAGCTATTTTGGGTACACCGTGCATGGCTTTGAGACCCTTGCAGAATTGCGGAACGCTATCCATCAGGCTGTGCCTGCGGCCATTATCATTGACATTGTGGCCTCGGAAGGGGCTTTTGCTGGAACCGATGTAATCACATCCATCCAGCAAGACCAACCGGCTTCTATTCCCATCATATTTATTTCAGTTCGTAGCGATCTGATTGCCCGCTTGCAGGCTGTCCAGGCAGGGGGGCATGCGTATTTCACCAAGCCAGTAGAGATCAGTGCCCTGATCGATCGCCTGGATCAACTGACGGTTTATCCTACCCACGATCCCTACCGGATCATGATCATTGAGGATGAGGCCACCCTGGCTGATTATTATGCCTTTACCCTGCAACAGGCAGAGATGGTTACCGTGGTGGTGACGGATCCCTTACTCGTGATGCAACCCCTGATCGAATTTCGGCCTGATCTGATCCTGATGGATGTCTATATGCCCCGTTGCTCTGGCCTGGATCTGGCAACGGTAATTCGACAGTGGGAAGCCTATGTCAGTATTCCCATCGTGTTTCTCTCGACTGAGACTAACCGAGATAAGCAGCTCAATGCCATGAGCCTGGGTGGGGATGATTTTTTGATGAAGCCAATTCATCCTGACCATTTGATCAAGTCGGTTGAAAGTCGGGCTCGCCGATCGCGGATTTTGCGGTCTTTCATGGTGAAAGATAGCTTGACGGGCTTGCTGAACCACACAAAAACCAAGGAACAACTCTCGATCGAGCTCCTGCGATCGCAACGCCAGAGAACAAATCTGGTGTTTGCCATGATTGATATTGATCGATTTAAGTCAATCAATGACACCTACGGGCATCAGGTGGGTGATCGGGTGATTAAGAGCCTGGCCCGGATGCTATCTCAGCGTCTGCGCAAAACGGACTGTATTGGTCGCTATGGGGGTGAGGAGTTTGCTGTTATCCTGCCAGCTACCGATGGTCCCACAGCAGTCCGGGTGCTAGATGAACTCCGGGCAGGCTTTGCCCAGATTCGCCATCAGGCCAGCAATCAGGAGTTTTCGGTCACCTTCAGTTGTGGTCTGGCGGCCTATCCCAGCCATAGTGATGTGACCAGTCTCAGTGATGCTGCTGATCGGGCCCTCTATGCAGCCAAGTCTCTAGGGCGCAATCAGGTTGTGCTGGCAGGCTCCTGACCTTTTCCTTGAGCTGAAAGAAGATGGGAAATTTGTACTTCCGTATGGCCAGAATCCTCCTCTAGACAGAGGTACTCCGTGAGGCTCACCGATTATTCTTCAAATAGTGATAGCAAGTGAAAAAGGCAACCTGCCTGGAAAGGTCAATGTGTGAGAATTCATGCGGAAACCTTTCCAGGTTTTTTATTGTGTTGGAATATTTATAAAATCTTTCTTTGACATTGCTTCAATTCTTTTACTGTAAGTGAGATAG of the Leptolyngbya sp. 'hensonii' genome contains:
- a CDS encoding diguanylate cyclase; this translates as MANVPDNIQEQLILLRQAYTSQLLGKVGQIEQIWAQRHDQWDDRILATFHRMTHSLAGSGATFGFSVLSDRAYTLERFLRSMRDNGHTLTTEEEDQISTLLVLLQQATTQPDLEMAMSQLDHHILASASSQPQKENRLIYLVKDDLHLAKDLIQQISYFGYTVHGFETLAELRNAIHQAVPAAIIIDIVASEGAFAGTDVITSIQQDQPASIPIIFISVRSDLIARLQAVQAGGHAYFTKPVEISALIDRLDQLTVYPTHDPYRIMIIEDEATLADYYAFTLQQAEMVTVVVTDPLLVMQPLIEFRPDLILMDVYMPRCSGLDLATVIRQWEAYVSIPIVFLSTETNRDKQLNAMSLGGDDFLMKPIHPDHLIKSVESRARRSRILRSFMVKDSLTGLLNHTKTKEQLSIELLRSQRQRTNLVFAMIDIDRFKSINDTYGHQVGDRVIKSLARMLSQRLRKTDCIGRYGGEEFAVILPATDGPTAVRVLDELRAGFAQIRHQASNQEFSVTFSCGLAAYPSHSDVTSLSDAADRALYAAKSLGRNQVVLAGS
- a CDS encoding ATP-binding protein, whose protein sequence is MTDDSLESFDRVAAQYYDLFEHLVEGIFRTTPAGQYLHANAALAKLYGYVSPDALVSALTDIEHQLYVDPDRRREFMALLEDSEMIADFESCVYCQDGQTIWISENARGVRDETGRIIYYEGTVKNITKRKLAEQALGESEAKYRILFNAIPDLMLRLHRDGTYLDFKPPTNFQTYFKSPDQCIGKNVRDLLPPANAQLYLQAVEEVIQTGKMKVFEFQLPIEGQSRDYEARFVASGVDEALGIIRNITERKRVERLKNEFVSVVSHELRTPLTSIRGSLGLIIGGIAGEISAQARELIDIAHKNSERLVLLINDILDVEKIESGKMHFEMKPLALVPLVEQAIVANQAYGEQFKVQFVLEHDLTEVKINGDSNRLMQVMANLLSNAAKFSPPGSTVEVTVRRKNLETVRVTVRDHGPGIPEEFRYRIFQKFAQADTSTTRQKGGTGLGLSISKAIVERLGGTIGFETEMGVGTAFYFELPMVTQAPAMKLSAPGNQPPILICEDNQDVATLLSLILQHSGYQTDIAYDAATAKRLLAEKQYVAATVDLILPDQDGLSLIRELRKQESTRFLPIVVVSAIADQEREELSGSTYAVIDCLDKPIDQERLLAAVQQALCQKTGTRAKILHVEDDPDILQVVSRMLQAVADTIPALCLREAIQHLSRETFDLVILDLNLPDGFGLEVLPYLSSHTGVAIPVVVFSAQEMELEAARKVTASLVKSRTSNQELLDTIKALIHRSIPEAAIESEFSL
- a CDS encoding response regulator, translated to MPIPTLSRILYVEDEPDIQAVARLALAAVGGFTVEVCSSGKEALDVAPVFAPDLILLDVMMPDLDGPSTFKALREVPQLVNTPVIFMTAKVQTHEVSQYKDLGALDVISKPFDPMTLSATINSIWADYYG